The sequence below is a genomic window from Dyadobacter chenwenxiniae.
TATATCGCCAAGGGGCTCATTTGTTTTAATGGAATTGGCAAAAATCCACATTTCGTCCTTGCCCTGTTTCGCGATTAAACCAATGTCGGAAATGGACACCAACTTGGTTGCGCCCAAATAAGCCTCTTCTTTTGAATTGACCGACACCAGATAAACGCCTTTTCGCTGATTATCTTCGGGTAAGGCAACATTCAATGCCGCTATTCCTTTACTTTTTGGCAGGTTTTCGGTTTCAACTGTTTTGTCTACGATCACGTCGCTCAGCTCATTATCCCGGTCGTCGCTATAATTAAATGCCCCCGTTTCCACCCAATCATCGCCGGAATAGCCATACTCGTTCCAGCGGTTATTGCGGACGTAGCTCAGGATATTATTGGCAAATAATTTTGAAATTTTAACTTGTACTTTGGGAATATTGACAATCTGAACGCCCAGGTTTTTGGAGCCCCGAGGCGTCATATAAAGTGCTTTTTTATTAGCGAAGGCAATGGACGCAGGCATTTTTCCAAAAAACAGGTCCTTAGAAGTTTCATTTTCCAGGAAAGCACCCAGAACACCTTTCAATGTTTTGTTAATCAGTAAATTATATGTTTCTGTCTCGTTGAATTCGCCACGGATGGTGAAGCCATTTTCTGTTGGCTCCGTCTGCACCTGGATTTCGGGGCTTAGTTTGAAGCCGTTCGCAATGCTTTCCTTGTCCAGTTCCTGGGTTGTGACAATGCGAGCATAACCTGAATTGTTCTCAAAACCGGTTTTTATATCAACGATTTCAAGGTGAAGAGGCGAAGGCAAACTGGCACTTTTCGTAATCGCATCTTCACTTATGTATGAAGTGTTTTGAACTTTGAGGCCCTTTTCAATGGCAATGTTAACGGGAATTGGATTGTTGTCCGTCTTGCCAGGGTTGCTGATGGCGAGCGTGACCGAATGCTCATTTGTAACCGGCAATATTTTGTAATCCAAAGACTTATCTGCAATCGTCACTTTCAGTTTTTCGGCAACATTCTGACTGCTAACCGGATAATTAAAGATCAACCTCAACCGGGCCTCCTGCTTGCCGCTTTCCTGGGAAAGTGCCCACCAGCTTTCTGTTTCAACCAGTTGAAGATAAGGTGTATGGAAATCGAGCGGGTCTTTTGAAATGGATAATTTTGTGTCTTTATCAGCCTTTTCAATCAGTTGATCGGTCAGTTTGGCTGTATATTTGGTAGCGGCCCCAAATCCGGCTACGGGTGAGAAAACGAGCTCGTTAGGCGCCGACCATTTGAATTTCCCGCGCACTGCGGGCTCAAACTGCACATATTGTGTGGAATCCCAATCATTCAACTCGTTTTCGGGAACAATGTCTTTGTTGAATGTAAAAACCAGATTTTGCGACTGGCTGATCTCATCTGTAAAGTTGGTCCCTGCGACGCGAATTTCATTTAGAGAAGAGCAGCTGTTGAATAGTATTGGAATAAAAAGGGATAAAAAGAATGCAAAAGCAGAAGTCTTTTTCATAATCACGAAGGGAGTAAACGTAAGTGAGAACACGCGTAAGAAACGAAAAAAGGACGGCCGTTCTGAGCCATCCTACGAATATAATTTTAGTAAAATCCGCAAGTCCATTTAATTGAGCGAACGGTAAGCTAAATGTTTTTTCGGTTCAAATTCAAAATTGTTCCATCACCTCGTTAATGTCCTTTGTGCCTTCGTAAAAGGACAGTAACCTGGTCAGAATCCCTTCCACGACCGCATCCGGGCAGGAGGCGCCGCATGTGAGCATAATGCGGGCAGGCGTGTGCTTGGGGAGGTAATTTTCTGTAACTATTTCTTCTTTGGAATGCATGTTGAAGTGGCGTATAAGCTGCTTATCCAAAATTTTATTCACTGACTCAATGAAATAAGTCGGGAATTTCTGTTCGCAAAGCTCCACCAAATGGGTGGTGTTTGAGCTGTTATATCCACCCGCAACAATCACCAGATCAGCCTCATGCGTCAGCAATGCATAAGTTGCATCCTGATTATCATTCGTTGCGTAGCACAATGTATCGCGTGTATTGGCAAAACGATCTTCCACCTGTTCGGGGCGGAGGCTGTAATGTTTGATCATTACATTTTTTAAAAAATCCGCAATGCCTTGTGTATCGGAAGCCAGCATGGTTGTCTGGTTCACGACGCCTATACGCTGCAAATCTTTTTCGGGATCAAAGCCATTGGAATACTGGTCTTTGAAATCCTGAAAAAACTGCGCTGCCGACAATGTGCCTTTCATATATTCTGCAAGACGTTCGGCCTGCGCCATATTTTCCACAACAACCGTCGGCGCATTTTCCTTGCTGTGCGAGAATGTGGCACGTGTCTCTTCGTGATTGGGTTTGCCGTGGACAATGATCGTATAATTTTTCTCTCCGATCTGCGCGGCGCGGTTCCAGACTTTTTCTACAAAAGGACAGGTTGTATCATAAACATACGCGTTAATGCCCAGTTCAGTCAGTTTTTGCTGGTTTTCAACGGTCGTTCCAAATGCAGGAACAATCACAATGTCCTCAGAAGTAAGGGTTTCCCAGGGAATTAAAGGGTTTCCCTTCGTATCCATAATAAAACGGACGCCGCGATCCACCAGATCACGGTTTACGTCGGGGTTATGGATCATTTCACTGAGCAGGAAAATTCGTTTATCCGGGTTTTCGGCAATGGCCTTGTAGGCAATGTCAATGGCGTTTTCAACCCCATAACAAAATCCAAAATGGCGTGCAATCAGGAACTGGACCGGGCCAAAATCCAGCAAAGTAGGCGCATAGTCACGTTTCAGCTTATCATTTTTACGACGGAACTCCTTAATCGGCGTAATAATCCTGCTCCGGTAAAAATCAGGAATGTTGAACGTTTTCATTGACTAAATTGGTAGATTGCAGTTAACAAATTAGGGTATATTATGACCAAAAATCAAAAATATGCGCGCCTTTTTTAAGAACAACGGTTGACCCGACATTGTTCGAACGACGTTTCCGGAAAATTTTTTTCCTGTTGATGCAACATGTAGTCTCATCTACTGTCCTTTATACAGAACGTTCAAAATATATATTAGCCTGCTGCTTGAAAACACAATTTTACCCTGACCGGCACGTCGAACTGGTGGAACGTTGTAAACTCGGTGAGCGCAAAGCGCAATACGAGCTTTATAAGTCGTATTCGAAAGCCATGTTCAACATCTGCATGCGGATTTTGAATCATATGGGGGAGGCAGAGGACGCTTTACAGGAGGCATTCGTGGATGCATTCACCAACCTGCACCAGTTCAGGCAGCAGTCGACATTTGGTGCGTGGTTGAAGCAGATCGTCGTTAATAAGGCGATTAACCACATGCGGAGCCGGAAAGTGAAGTGGGTGGAGATTGAAGAATGGCAGGAAACGATGGAAGACAGCGACCGGAATGATAGCTATTTCGGAATGGACGAGCATGAGACAAATCTGGAAGTGGAGCGGGTGCGCAACACGGTCCAGAAACTGCCGGATGGTTACAGAGTGGTTTTAAGCCTTTATTTATTTGAAGGTTACGATCACGAGGAAATAGGGGAGGTGCTGGGGATCAGCGAAACTACTTCGCGGACGCAATATATGCGGGCTAAAAGAAAACTTACAGAAATGCTTTCAAAATAGTTGTAGCAATAATTTTAAACTTAATCGTTTGAGTTCCATCTAAACAAACAAGGATTTGAGAACATTATTTACACATGACAAGTTAATGATTTTATGAAAAATTCTTCTGATAAAAAAGATCGATTGGAGCGGTTTGTGCGAGATAACAGGGATGGATTTGATACTTTCTTACCGCAGGATTCTTTATGGAGCCAGATCGATAGCAAATTACATAGCGAGATTCCGATAGTGCCGGAGAAATCCAAAAAAAAAATTAGGAGGTTGAGCAGCCCCTATTTCGACTGGCGCATAGCCGCCGGTGTGTTTCTGGCCCTCGGAATCGGATTTTTAGTTTACCTTAATAATGAATACGGCATAACCCGCGATCCGAAAGTGGCGCTCAAAGTCCCCACCTATGCCCGTGAATTCAATGCTTACAATGTTGCAATAGACCAGAAAAGAGAGGAAATCATTAAGCTCGCACGGAACAATCCGGAGTTGTACAAAGATTTCTCTGCTGATCTGGAAAGTCTGGAAGTGAGTTATCAAAACCTGCGTTCCAACTTATCCAATGCTCCCAACCAGGAAGCGTTGCTGGAAGCGATGGTCCAGAACTTACAATGGCAGGTTGACCTGCTCAACCAACAATTAGAAATTTTGCAACGGATTAACAAAGTAAAAAATGGAGACGATAAAGAAGTTAACAGCGCACCTGTTATTTAGCATGCTGGTCGTGCTGCCGCAGATGGCGCTGGCAGCAAACCCGGATCCGGAACAGAACGGACTCGTAGAAAAGCGAAGGAATATAGTAAAGGTTTTTGATGTTAAAAATAATGACCAGCTTGTGGTTGATAACCAGTTCGGTCAGGTCAAAATCAATCTTTGGAATAAGGAAGAGATTAAGGTTGAGATCATTATAACGGCCAATGCGCCAACGGACGGCCGGGCGTCGGAATATTTGGGAGCGATTAAAATTGATGAAAAACGGGTTAAGAACCAGATTAACCTCACCACTCATATTGACCGAAGCCAGTTTGGAAATAATGGCTGGAATAACCGGAAAGGCGAAAAGAACTTCATACAGATCGATTACACAGTTTACATGCCCAAAGAAAACGCGTTGGTCGTTCGCAACAAGTTTGGCGACACGGACATTCCTTCGTTTCATGCGCCGCTGACCATTGATTCCCGTTACGGAAACTTTGTTGCCAATCTTTTGGATAATGCCGAAAACATCATTGACGTGCGTTATGGAAGTGCCAAAATTGGCAGAATGGATGGTGGAAAGCTGGAATGTCAGTATTCAAACTTGAAGCTGGATTTGGCTAAAAAAGTTTTTATAACCAATAAATTCGGTGAGCTGAACATTGGCGACGTCACGAATCTGGATGCGGATATTGATTATTCCGGAGCGAAAATCGGGACCATGCGCGGATCGGGGAAAATAAAGCTGAATTATTCAGGGAATTTCAAGATCGATCAGCTGACCAATTCTGCGGAAGATATTGACATTCAGGCATCTTACTCCTCAATTATCTTGCCGGCAGATGCTAACCAGTTCAATGTGACGGTTACTTACGGGAATTTCAGTTATCCTTCCTCAAACGTCAATTTTTCAATGCAGCCTGCGAAGGATGACAAAGCTTATAAACAGAAGCAATATCAGGGAAAGGTTGGCACTGGCTCCGGGACAAGAATAACCGTCGTTTCGAGGTTTGGAGATGTGAAATTGAAAGATTAAACAGCTGTTAATTAGCTATTTATCTTCAACAATCACATTATATCTGAAATCCAGCGGATCGAAAAGGTCGAATAGTTTTTCGATGAATTCCGGATCATTAATGTAGAAATTCAGCAAATTATCATAGCGTTCCTGGGCGATTCCGTTCGGGAACAGCTTGTTTTTAAGGCTGATCAGTTGCGTAATTTCAGACTCATGATTGCGCTCCTCGGCCTTGATAATGCGTTTTTCCAAATGTTTTAATGAATTCAGTAAACGCGTTTGCTCCGCTTTAACTGCACCGTGCATAGTTTGATCCACCGCAGTCGCTTTGCCTAAAATCGCTTCGAAGATATCATTAAAGGCATTTTTCTGCTCTTCCAGACTTAACATATGCTCTGAATTTCTTTCAATAAATGTTTTTCGCAGCGCAACTTCGTCCAGGAAAAGATCTTTGTAATTGATCTTCAGCTTCTGCGCCTTTTTACACTGCTGGTTATTAATATACAAAGCAAAGTTACGCGGCATTAACATCGGGAAAGGCACATGGAAATGCTCAAAAACGCCTTTCAGCTGCATCCAGTAAGGCACTTCTGACGGCCCGCCTATATACGCAAGATTTGGCAAAATCACTTCTTCGTATAGTGGTCTGAGAACGACGTTCGGACTGAAAAATTCTGGGTTTTTTGAAGCCAGATCGAGGATTTCTGACTCAGTAAATGTAATGTCGGTGTTCAAAACCTGGAAATCGTTGCCGTCGCGCGTAATGCGCTCGCGAAGTCCGTCGGCCAGGTAAAAAAGGTTGATTTCTCTTGCGTGAAGCGGCGTGTGATAACCCAGTGCATTGAGTTTGCCGGTGGTTTCCGTGACCAGTTTTTCCGAAACGGAGTGGGTCAGCTCTTCTTGAATAACCGGGAGGAAGTGGCGTTTTAAATCTGCATTATCTGCATCAAGCGTGATTAAGCCCTGCTTTCCAAACAATTCGTGCATATAACATCGAACCGCATTGGCCAGCGTCGTATTTTCCAGATAAGCCTTTGCAAACAACAGCGGCTTGTCCGGCATTTGCTTGATAATGCTTTCCAATTCTTTCGGATTTAGCCTGCCCACGGCTCCTTTGTGCTCACCTGTCCATTTATGCGTTTGTCCAAACAGATGAAAAGTGGCAATCTCCTCAAAATCATGGTCTTCGGAAGCCATCCAGTAAATGGGCACAAAATTGTACTCAGGGTATGCCTCTTTCAGCGCTCTCGCGAGCTTCACGGTCGTTACAATCTTATAAATAATGTAAAGCGGCCCGGTAAAAATGTTCAGCTGGTGGCCGGTTGTTACAGTGAATGTATTTTCCTTTAAAAGGATTGAAAAATCAGGGAGATAGGGAAGCCCCGTGTATTGTTTTTCTAAAACTTCAACCAGCGTTTTACGCTTCTCAATATCGAAATTCTGCTTGCTAATGATGGCTTCTTTTGCATTCTCCAATGTTGGATAAATACTGTAAAACGATTCCAATGCCGGTTTTTGATCGAGATAATCAAGCAGTAATGCAGGAAATTGGCCCGTTGTACGAAGATCCAGGGAATGCAGGGTCATGAAAGGTGGTTTTTCAGTAGCTAGTAGAGAATCCAACGTAAATTATTTAGCGATATTTTATTCAAACAAACCGATAACCTAACGTGAAAACAACGGACATTGGTTTCCCAAATTTGCGCATTTTGGGGTAGAATAAAAAACCTTTCATCACAACAAAAAAGCCGGACCTGATTCAGATACGGCTTTCGGGAATTCATTTGGTTTTCAGTTGTGCAGGCATTAGCTCAGGACTTTCCGCCCGGGCTATCCGCCTGAAATATCATATTTAAAAAACATAGTCATTTTTGGCAATCAGCTCGTCGGCAATTCTTCGGCGGGCATCTTTGAGGTTAACCGGTTCAATTTTCGTGAATCTTTTCAATCCCATAAGCATGACCCGCAGCTCGTCACTTTCTGCAAAACTTGTTATAGCGGCTTTTCCGGCATTGTTTACTTTCTCCACGGCCCTATGCAGATAGATCATGGCCATGTCCGCGTGCAATTTGTTTGCTTCCGCTCCCAGCAGATCAATCCTTTTTTCAACACGCAGGAGAACCGATTCGGCTGCGTAAATTTCAATAACCATATCAGCCAAATTCATGATAATTTCCTGTTCCTCGGAAAGTTTCATCATAAATTTCTGCACCGCTGCTCCGGCAACCATTAACGCTGCTTTTTTGAGATTCTGAATGACCTTTTTTTCCGCCGCAAAAAGCGTTTCATCTTCATTTATGCTAAAATCGGGAATGGACATAATCTCTTTCCCAACCGCCATTGCAGGTCCCATCAGGTCGATCTGGCCTTTCATCGCGCGCTTCAAAAGCATATCCACGACAAGCAGTCTGTTGATCTCATTGGTTCCTTCAAAGATCCGGTTAATGCGGCTGTCGCGGTAGGCACGGT
It includes:
- a CDS encoding 4-hydroxy-3-methylbut-2-enyl diphosphate reductase, translating into MKTFNIPDFYRSRIITPIKEFRRKNDKLKRDYAPTLLDFGPVQFLIARHFGFCYGVENAIDIAYKAIAENPDKRIFLLSEMIHNPDVNRDLVDRGVRFIMDTKGNPLIPWETLTSEDIVIVPAFGTTVENQQKLTELGINAYVYDTTCPFVEKVWNRAAQIGEKNYTIIVHGKPNHEETRATFSHSKENAPTVVVENMAQAERLAEYMKGTLSAAQFFQDFKDQYSNGFDPEKDLQRIGVVNQTTMLASDTQGIADFLKNVMIKHYSLRPEQVEDRFANTRDTLCYATNDNQDATYALLTHEADLVIVAGGYNSSNTTHLVELCEQKFPTYFIESVNKILDKQLIRHFNMHSKEEIVTENYLPKHTPARIMLTCGASCPDAVVEGILTRLLSFYEGTKDINEVMEQF
- a CDS encoding RNA polymerase sigma factor, giving the protein MKTQFYPDRHVELVERCKLGERKAQYELYKSYSKAMFNICMRILNHMGEAEDALQEAFVDAFTNLHQFRQQSTFGAWLKQIVVNKAINHMRSRKVKWVEIEEWQETMEDSDRNDSYFGMDEHETNLEVERVRNTVQKLPDGYRVVLSLYLFEGYDHEEIGEVLGISETTSRTQYMRAKRKLTEMLSK
- the bshC gene encoding bacillithiol biosynthesis cysteine-adding enzyme BshC, which gives rise to MTLHSLDLRTTGQFPALLLDYLDQKPALESFYSIYPTLENAKEAIISKQNFDIEKRKTLVEVLEKQYTGLPYLPDFSILLKENTFTVTTGHQLNIFTGPLYIIYKIVTTVKLARALKEAYPEYNFVPIYWMASEDHDFEEIATFHLFGQTHKWTGEHKGAVGRLNPKELESIIKQMPDKPLLFAKAYLENTTLANAVRCYMHELFGKQGLITLDADNADLKRHFLPVIQEELTHSVSEKLVTETTGKLNALGYHTPLHAREINLFYLADGLRERITRDGNDFQVLNTDITFTESEILDLASKNPEFFSPNVVLRPLYEEVILPNLAYIGGPSEVPYWMQLKGVFEHFHVPFPMLMPRNFALYINNQQCKKAQKLKINYKDLFLDEVALRKTFIERNSEHMLSLEEQKNAFNDIFEAILGKATAVDQTMHGAVKAEQTRLLNSLKHLEKRIIKAEERNHESEITQLISLKNKLFPNGIAQERYDNLLNFYINDPEFIEKLFDLFDPLDFRYNVIVEDK